The Bacillota bacterium nucleotide sequence AAAGGAGGCGGAGATTGTGGTTCAGGTCGATGTTTTTTGGGCATATGCCCTCGGTGCAGGTTTCTCCATGTCTGCTTTCCGTCAACTGAAGAAAATGGGGGAAAAGTCGGACCAGGATAAAAACGAGACGCAAAGAAAAAGAAACAGCCTTTTTGAAAATTTATATTTTGTCAAATCCCTGCTTTACATCGCCGTTCTGTTTGTTCCCAGCGGAGCATATCTTCTGTGGGGCTTCCCCAGCTGGGAGACCATGCATGTGGGAACATACGAGACGATCCCGGCATGGATCGTGGCTTTATTTGTAGGAACCATACCACTCATGTTTATTTTCGGATTCTGGTCGGTTTACAGATTGGTCAAAGCCGGCAAGTTTTATTTTGCCTCACTCCAACCATTTTTAGGATATTTTTTCATGTTTTTCATCCTGGTTAACGGTTGGGACAGGATGGGTTACCAGCGTTTTTTCTCGGCAACCAGAGACAATTTTCTCAGCTGGCCCACAGACTTCGGTGAGCAGATAGCCGCCGCAAAAGCATGGCTTATTTCCGATGTGGCTCTGACCCTCTATGGTATGGGAGTGATCCTTATCCCCGTACTGCTTTACATGCTGACAAAATGGCTTTACGAGGGTTACAGTGGGGGTACCATGCTGGACCCGGAAAGGTACAAAAAGGTCCACCCCGTTACCACCTGTATCCTGCTGCTGCTGGCGGTATTCGTCGGTAGCCTGGGGCTGGCCATCATTGCCACCCTGCTTATCGCCTGTATCGGCTGGATATGGGGGATACTCGTATTCCTGCTGGTTGCTTATGTACTGGGAATCAAATTATTTTTCCCATTTATCTACCGCTGGGTCATGCTGCTATAGGGAGACCCCGACAATCTTACCGGGCCCGGTTGGAAATATAGCCGGGCCCTGTTTTCCGAAAAATTCCATCTACCGCAGGCAATCGAATTCACAACATGGCACCACAACAGAATCCACGATTTTTTTTCTCCCCTGCAAGAGAAACAGGTCATGATATAATTGTAACCGAATAGAGGGTCAAAATTTTTCCTGCAAGGCCTGTTCACAAACATCCAGGGGAGATGGCGATGAGAAAAACAACCAAATTGGCAGGTTTGAAATATTTCAGGCCGATCAACAGAAAAGATATATCGACCGGGATCGTGTCCGCTACCGAAGCCGCAAATAGCCTGGGGCTCCCGGCCATGGGGGAGAAGGACAATGGCCTCTTTCTGAACAGGTTTACCGCCGGTGATATCCTGGCCATGTTAGAGAAAGTGGGCCTGATCAAACATCTCGATTTTCTGGGATTCGGTCATGTCCGTGTCAAGATCTTCAAGGATGAGGCCATGATCAACCATCTGCAAGTTTACGATGAGCGGATAGATGCCGGTAACCCGCTCATCGA carries:
- a CDS encoding conjugal transfer protein TraG; translation: MVQVDVFWAYALGAGFSMSAFRQLKKMGEKSDQDKNETQRKRNSLFENLYFVKSLLYIAVLFVPSGAYLLWGFPSWETMHVGTYETIPAWIVALFVGTIPLMFIFGFWSVYRLVKAGKFYFASLQPFLGYFFMFFILVNGWDRMGYQRFFSATRDNFLSWPTDFGEQIAAAKAWLISDVALTLYGMGVILIPVLLYMLTKWLYEGYSGGTMLDPERYKKVHPVTTCILLLLAVFVGSLGLAIIATLLIACIGWIWGILVFLLVAYVLGIKLFFPFIYRWVMLL